The segment AGCGCAACACAAACAGGTGTTCAATCTTCTTTTAGTCGAATGGATGACAAAAGGAGATCTTGAAGAAAAAATGGGTTGTGATGTTTCCGAAAGTATCACAATATTAAAAGAATGTGGCTTACTCGAAAGCCAGTGGCATATGCCGGAACCGGGCAAAAAACCTGAAAAAGAGTACCATTCATCTTATTCTAAAGTACAGTCAAACTTCCAATGTTCTTTTGAAGACCTTAGCGATATCATAATGCTAACATTCCATCCTTATGACGAAATAAAAGACCTCATCGAGGAACTGGAAGAACTTGTCGAGAAGGGGAACCATTCCATGAGCAGCCTGACACGTTCAATGAACAAGAGTCCGATATATGTACGTGCTCTGGCAAGAAGGTCACCAAAACTCACTGTAATGGGACAGAGACTTAAGATCAATGAGGAAACTGAATGATAGACATTCTTCAAAGCAAAAGTGGCATCACCAAATTTCAGATACTGACTGAAGTTGCTGCCCATCAACCAAATGTTCGCCAGAAAGAGATCGCTGAAAAGATTGGTGTGACACCACAAGCTGTTTCCGAATATATCAAGGAACTTACAGCAGAAGGATTTATCTATTCCGATGGAAGGGTAAGATACCGAATTACAAAGAAGGGTGTCGAATGGGTTCTTGAAAATGCAGCCGACATGAAACGTTATGCTAATTTTG is part of the Methanococcoides methylutens MM1 genome and harbors:
- a CDS encoding ArsR family transcriptional regulator, translated to MPKRTRIINDPSELVPLLQTFQSAQHKQVFNLLLVEWMTKGDLEEKMGCDVSESITILKECGLLESQWHMPEPGKKPEKEYHSSYSKVQSNFQCSFEDLSDIIMLTFHPYDEIKDLIEELEELVEKGNHSMSSLTRSMNKSPIYVRALARRSPKLTVMGQRLKINEETE